The Candidatus Zixiibacteriota bacterium genomic interval CAATGATCTTGTCCAACGGCGTTGCTGCAGCGGTTGCGGCCATCGACGCGTTCGGATAGGTAATGACACCGCCGACTGAAATCACAAAACCGATCTCGATCACTCGCTCCGCATCGTCGGCGTCACCCGGAAAACAGTGAAAAACGCCGCCAGGGAGGCGATCGGCGTATCGGCGGACAACCTCAAGCGTCGCATCGAACGATTCACGCGTGTGGATGACAATCGGCATGGCGAGATCGGCGGCCAGTTCCAGCTGTTCCTCGAACACCCGCCGTTGGACGGGTTTGGGTGAGAGATTGCGGTAGAAATCGAGCCCGATTTCGCCGATCGCACGGACCTTGGCATGCGCCGCGAGTGAACGCAAAGTATTCAGATAGTCGCGGGGCGCCCGGGCGGCGTCGTGCGGATGAATGCCGACAGTCGCATAACAGGAGTCGTATCGCTCGGCGAGGTCGATACATTTTTGCGAAGACTCAATATCGATGCCGATGTTGAC includes:
- a CDS encoding TatD family hydrolase, producing the protein MIDSHCHLYFDAFDGCRDRVVREAADAGVHTIVNIGIDIESSQKCIDLAERYDSCYATVGIHPHDAARAPRDYLNTLRSLAAHAKVRAIGEIGLDFYRNLSPKPVQRRVFEEQLELAADLAMPIVIHTRESFDATLEVVRRYADRLPGGVFHCFPGDADDAERVIEIGFVISVGGVITYPNASMAATAAATPLDKIIVETDAPFLTPVPNRGKTNFPAYVALTCRKLAELKGVSFDEVEAMTDRTCRKLYRLVETFGD